A single Calypte anna isolate BGI_N300 chromosome 5A, bCalAnn1_v1.p, whole genome shotgun sequence DNA region contains:
- the PTGDR gene encoding prostaglandin D2 receptor, which translates to MDSEGYRCRTSRYIQSGQSAVPSSLLFAAGLLGNVLALLLLGQHRRRARSSAGRPPRVSAFYVLVSGLAVTDLLGKCLLSPIVLAAYAYNRSLSELGSSGLVEGEPGVLCQLFAFLMAFFGLAPTLLLLAMALECWLSLGHPYFYRRHLTRRLGTALGPAAGGLCALFCALPLLGFGVPMQYCPGTWCFIRMAGGGPRQLGFPVLYASLMGLLVLAIGACNVSSMRHLYGMARRQPPRGTPHTAAPRMEELDHLVLLGLMTVLFTICSLPLIIRAYMGAFAHDFNEDADLSALRFLSVNSIVDPWVFIIFRTSVFRTFLRRLCRRLLSCKATLKGPNPGGDTQFCPPGWSRTDTPQLGFS; encoded by the exons ATGGATTCGGAAGGTTACCGGTGCCGTACCAGTCGGTACATCCAAAGCGGGCAATCTGCCGTGCCCAGCTCCCTGTTATTCGCCGCCGGGCTACTTGGCAACGTGTTGGCATTACTGCTGCTGGGTCAACACCGACGGCGAGCCCGCTCCTCCGCCGGTCGCCCCCCGAGGGTCTCCGCTTTCTACGTGCTGGTGAGCGGGCTGGCGGTCACCGACCTCTTGGGCAAGTGTCTTCTCAGCCCCATCGTCCTGGCCGCCTATGCCTACAACCGCAGCCTCAGCGAGCTGGGGTCCAGCGGGCTCGTCGAAGGCGAGCCGGGTGTCCTCTGCCAGCTCTTCGCCTTCCTCATGGCTTTTTTCGGCTTGGCCCCCACCTTGCTGCTGCTAGCCATGGCCTTGGAATGTTGGCTTTCTTTGGGACATCCTTATTTTTACCGGCGGCATCTCACCCGCCGCTTGGGTACCGCCTTGGGCCCGGCGGCCGGGGGGCTCTGCGCCCTTTTTTGCGCTCTGCCGCTGCTGGGTTTCGGGGTGCCCATGCAGTACTGCCCCGGTACCTGGTGCTTCATCCGGATGGCGGGGGGTGGCCCTCGCCAACTCGGCTTCCCCGTGCTTTACGCCAGCTTGATGGGCCTCTTGGTTTTGGCTATCGGCGCCTGCAACGTGAGCAGCATGAGGCACCTTTACGGCATGGCTCGGCGGCAGCCCCCCCGCGGCACCCCCCACACTGCTGCCCCACGCATGGAGGAGCTCGATCACCTCGTCCTGCTGGGACTCATGACCGTCCTCTTCACCATCTGCTCCCTGCCCCTCATC ATCCGGGCTTACATGGGGGCTTTTGCCCACGACTTCAACGAGGACGCAGACCTCAGCGCCCTGCGGTTCCTCTCTGTCAACTCCATCGTGGACCCCTGGGTCTTCATCATCTTCCGCACCTCCGTCTTCCGCACCTTCCTCCGGAGGCTCTGCCGGAGGCTCCTTTCCTGCAAAGCCACCCTCAAAGGACCCAACCCGGGAGGGGACACCCAGTTCTGTCCCCCTGGCTGGAGTAGGACAGACACCCCTCAGCTCGGCTTCTCCTGA